From Cellulomonas dongxiuzhuiae, the proteins below share one genomic window:
- a CDS encoding signal peptidase I, which produces MLVLKRLTRVVAVVLVLGTVTTGAVLWFSGHRMFAVASASMTPALPVGDLVLTAPPRDVEIGDVVTFPAPQGARYGYVTHRVARVDSSTDGGSLTTRGDANETVDPSPVDAADVVGVVHGQIPRAGYALVFLQQPAGLAAVVTGLFSVALLWDLFFPEQPHAAAARPQRAALPRGPVRPNEAAVAT; this is translated from the coding sequence GTGCTCGTCCTCAAGCGTCTGACCAGGGTCGTCGCCGTCGTGCTCGTGCTCGGCACCGTCACCACAGGAGCCGTCCTGTGGTTCTCGGGGCACCGGATGTTCGCGGTGGCCTCCGCGTCGATGACCCCGGCGCTGCCCGTGGGCGACCTCGTGCTCACCGCACCGCCCCGTGACGTCGAGATCGGCGACGTCGTGACGTTCCCGGCCCCGCAGGGCGCCCGGTACGGCTACGTGACGCACCGCGTCGCCCGCGTCGACAGCAGCACCGACGGCGGGTCCCTGACGACCCGTGGCGACGCCAACGAGACGGTCGACCCGTCGCCGGTCGACGCCGCGGACGTCGTCGGCGTCGTGCATGGCCAGATCCCGCGTGCCGGCTACGCACTCGTCTTCCTGCAGCAGCCGGCGGGTCTCGCCGCCGTCGTCACGGGCCTGTTCTCGGTGGCGCTGCTGTGGGACCTGTTCTTCCCGGAGCAGCCGCACGCAGCTGCGGCCCGGCCGCAGCGCGCCGCCCTGCCCCGCGGTCCGGTCCGCCCGAACGAGGCCGCGGTCGCGACGTAG
- a CDS encoding TasA family protein, giving the protein MNKRTTRVVGFVGSVAATVGLLALAATGTGAYFSDTETGTIKGTVGSITVNADLDVDLGTVLPGDTVSSATTVTNTGNSPVDLWVSIPAVVRAQHALIDLNVNGTNVLTADYVNVGRLDVGGQATLPVVLSVDSSVDNDSHGALQGLNLSTGYKVVATQINVHPAS; this is encoded by the coding sequence ATGAACAAGCGCACCACTCGCGTCGTCGGATTCGTCGGCTCCGTCGCCGCGACCGTCGGCCTCCTCGCGCTGGCCGCCACCGGCACGGGCGCCTACTTCTCCGACACCGAGACGGGCACCATCAAGGGCACCGTCGGCTCCATCACGGTCAACGCCGACCTGGACGTCGACCTGGGCACCGTCCTGCCCGGCGACACGGTCTCAAGCGCGACCACGGTGACGAACACCGGCAACAGCCCGGTGGACCTCTGGGTGTCGATCCCGGCGGTGGTGAGGGCGCAGCACGCGCTCATCGACCTCAACGTGAACGGGACCAACGTGCTCACTGCCGACTACGTGAACGTCGGGCGGCTCGACGTCGGCGGGCAGGCGACGCTGCCGGTCGTGCTGAGCGTCGACAGCTCGGTCGACAACGACAGCCACGGCGCCCTCCAGGGCCTGAACCTCAGCACCGGCTACAAGGTCGTCGCGACGCAGATCAACGTCCACCCCGCCTCCTGA
- a CDS encoding DUF6301 family protein: MAQAAAAQEVAVLLEALGQVAWPADREVVLRLAEGLGWRVTRASSAGLRFVTSLAVDDPRARALLGDEAAGTSTLESLTVNVSDRDEADAAAVHAAFESVCASVADVLGPEVRRDAWEYPRRAWDLASGGRIVLQDLHDVVILKLLSRDMADLERDEVRLGIDPNRVPGTGHDDLENALRQVRRCGRSEGRGQ; this comes from the coding sequence GTGGCACAAGCAGCGGCGGCACAAGAGGTAGCAGTCCTACTCGAGGCGCTCGGGCAGGTCGCGTGGCCGGCCGATCGCGAGGTAGTGCTTCGGTTGGCCGAGGGCCTCGGCTGGAGAGTGACCCGCGCGAGCTCGGCGGGCCTCCGCTTCGTCACCTCTCTAGCCGTCGACGACCCTCGGGCGCGGGCGCTGCTCGGCGACGAAGCGGCGGGTACCTCGACACTCGAGTCCCTCACTGTGAACGTCTCCGACCGGGACGAGGCGGACGCCGCGGCCGTGCACGCTGCTTTCGAGAGCGTCTGCGCCTCCGTCGCCGACGTACTCGGGCCTGAGGTACGGCGCGATGCGTGGGAGTACCCCCGCCGCGCGTGGGACTTGGCGAGCGGTGGTCGAATCGTCCTGCAGGATCTGCACGATGTCGTGATCCTCAAGCTGCTCTCGCGCGACATGGCGGACCTCGAGCGTGACGAGGTGCGGCTGGGTATCGACCCGAACCGTGTACCTGGAACGGGCCACGACGACCTCGAGAACGCGCTGCGCCAGGTGCGCCGCTGTGGCCGATCCGAAGGTCGGGGCCAATAG
- a CDS encoding MarR family winged helix-turn-helix transcriptional regulator — MPQEPPFSPTVTLLTLSRAWDAALTDALKPLGLTTRKYGLLGHIRGTPGISFSDLARRSRITVQSAHATVAAFAAAGLVQDATAHAGSASRLRVTAAGEQLLAEAGARVTELDARFSASHPGLVDALRDELRAMRSNLQLD, encoded by the coding sequence ATGCCCCAGGAACCGCCGTTCAGCCCCACGGTGACCCTCCTGACGCTCTCGCGCGCCTGGGACGCGGCGCTCACCGACGCGCTCAAGCCCCTGGGCCTGACGACCCGCAAGTACGGGCTGCTCGGGCACATCCGCGGGACGCCGGGCATCTCGTTCAGCGATCTCGCGCGCCGCTCGCGCATCACCGTGCAGAGCGCGCACGCGACGGTCGCGGCGTTCGCCGCTGCGGGTCTCGTGCAGGACGCGACCGCGCACGCCGGGTCCGCGTCGCGGCTGCGCGTGACGGCGGCGGGTGAGCAGCTGCTCGCGGAGGCGGGCGCCCGGGTGACCGAGCTCGACGCCCGGTTCTCCGCGTCCCACCCCGGCCTCGTCGACGCGTTGCGCGACGAGCTGCGGGCGATGAGGAGCAACCTTCAGTTAGACTGA
- a CDS encoding rhodanese-like domain-containing protein, producing the protein MSFRDRLRRIPTVDAHEAMRLVEAGALVVDVRGGREWARQHVPGAVHLPLRDLEARALELPDDRLIVTFCTAGLLSRGAARLLTERGFDVVDLAGGLMAWRAAGGPLVR; encoded by the coding sequence ATGAGCTTCCGCGACCGGCTGCGGCGGATCCCGACGGTCGACGCGCACGAGGCGATGCGTCTGGTCGAGGCCGGGGCCCTGGTGGTGGACGTGCGCGGCGGGCGGGAGTGGGCGCGTCAGCACGTCCCCGGCGCCGTGCACCTGCCGCTGCGCGACCTCGAGGCACGAGCCCTCGAGCTCCCCGACGACCGGCTCATCGTGACGTTCTGCACCGCGGGTCTGCTGTCGCGCGGTGCAGCGCGGCTGCTCACGGAGCGGGGCTTCGACGTGGTCGACCTCGCGGGCGGTCTCATGGCGTGGCGTGCAGCCGGCGGTCCGCTCGTGAGGTAA
- a CDS encoding NADH:flavin oxidoreductase/NADH oxidase — protein MPSALFSPLTLRGTTFAHRVWMAPMCQYSAAADGPDAGAPNDWHVQHYGARAAGGAALVIVEATAVVPEGRISPFDLGIWDDAQVAAHRRVVDLLHAQGVPAGIQLAHAGRKASTDAPWRSGGPLGADAGGWPVVGPSAVPFADGHPTPVPLTTDAIAGVVEAFAAAARRAVAAGYDVVEVHAAHGYLLHQFCSPDSNVRDDAYGGSFENRTRLVREVTSAVRAAVPDDMPVLVRVSATDWVEPAGWTGDDTVRLARDLVGVDMVHVSTGGNLPRVHIPVEPGYQVPLAARVRAEAGVPTIAVGAITDPAQAEQVVAGGSADAVALARPLLVDPFWPHRAALALGVDLPLPPQYDRARALL, from the coding sequence ATGCCCTCCGCCCTGTTCTCGCCCCTCACCCTGCGCGGCACCACGTTCGCGCACCGCGTGTGGATGGCGCCGATGTGCCAGTACTCGGCCGCCGCCGACGGCCCGGACGCGGGTGCGCCGAACGACTGGCACGTGCAGCACTACGGTGCGCGCGCGGCGGGCGGCGCGGCCCTCGTGATCGTCGAGGCGACGGCCGTCGTCCCCGAGGGGCGCATCAGCCCCTTCGACCTGGGCATCTGGGACGACGCGCAGGTCGCGGCGCACCGGCGGGTCGTCGACCTGCTGCACGCGCAGGGGGTGCCCGCGGGCATCCAGCTGGCGCACGCGGGCCGCAAGGCGAGCACCGACGCCCCGTGGCGCAGCGGCGGGCCGCTGGGCGCCGACGCGGGCGGCTGGCCGGTCGTGGGGCCCAGCGCCGTGCCGTTCGCGGACGGGCACCCGACGCCGGTCCCGCTGACGACCGACGCGATCGCCGGCGTCGTGGAGGCGTTCGCCGCCGCGGCCCGTCGCGCGGTCGCCGCCGGGTACGACGTGGTCGAGGTGCACGCCGCGCACGGCTACCTGCTGCACCAGTTCTGCTCCCCGGACTCCAACGTGCGCGACGACGCGTACGGCGGCTCGTTCGAGAACCGCACACGTCTCGTCCGGGAGGTCACGTCGGCCGTGCGCGCCGCGGTGCCCGACGACATGCCGGTGCTGGTGCGCGTGTCCGCGACCGACTGGGTGGAGCCCGCCGGGTGGACGGGCGACGACACCGTGCGCCTCGCGCGCGACCTCGTGGGCGTCGACATGGTGCACGTCTCGACGGGCGGCAACCTGCCGCGCGTCCACATCCCGGTGGAGCCGGGCTACCAGGTGCCGCTCGCCGCACGCGTGCGGGCCGAGGCGGGCGTGCCGACGATCGCGGTGGGCGCCATCACCGACCCGGCGCAGGCCGAGCAGGTGGTCGCCGGCGGGTCCGCCGACGCCGTCGCGCTGGCCCGCCCGCTGCTCGTCGACCCGTTCTGGCCCCACCGGGCCGCGCTGGCCCTGGGCGTCGACCTGCCCCTGCCCCCGCAGTACGACCGGGCGCGCGCGCTGCTGTGA
- a CDS encoding nuclear transport factor 2 family protein, whose protein sequence is MTTDARGEIVSRISTMYDALGDRPRFDAHLHPDVLMWESDAEGLLRGLPALDTLRDERRARAADGPRPVSVVPHVVAADVWGDTGVVRYELHATYVDGTPDEVFRVTDVLRREDGTWRIVHHHAERRD, encoded by the coding sequence ATGACCACCGACGCCCGCGGCGAGATCGTCTCCCGCATCTCGACGATGTACGACGCGCTGGGCGACCGGCCGCGGTTCGACGCGCACCTGCACCCGGACGTGCTCATGTGGGAGTCGGACGCCGAGGGGCTCCTGCGCGGGCTGCCCGCGCTCGACACGCTGCGCGACGAGCGCCGTGCGCGTGCCGCCGACGGCCCGCGGCCGGTGTCGGTCGTGCCGCACGTGGTCGCCGCCGACGTGTGGGGCGACACGGGCGTGGTCCGCTACGAGCTGCACGCCACGTACGTCGACGGCACCCCCGACGAGGTCTTCCGCGTCACCGACGTGCTGCGCCGCGAGGACGGCACGTGGCGGATCGTGCACCACCACGCAGAGCGCCGGGACTGA
- a CDS encoding DUF885 domain-containing protein: MTTRAVLDVYVADLARLDPDAAEALGRTGVMRVPDLSPDAFAARNDLDRRTLAALRAAPADGPDATLRLAALERLGSDVALDEVGFTRRLLAPLATPVHLVRQVFDGLPRDTEADWHRFAAHLAEVPRALEQYTATLHDAADRGHVVAVRQVQAVADQCDTWVRDGYYPAAVRDYPGGDAALGVVLCERADAAAAATARFAADLRSRLAPRAGRADGVGRDSYAVTSAAFLGTSVDLDDLYAWGWDEIARLQGRARDLARVVVGTPDVAAAVAALDADVARHVQVGAPLERWLQDRLDAVTDAVDGRWFDVPAAHRRVEARLTTAASGVMYYTPADAAGTRPGRVWWTVPPGTAHVATWRDVSTVHHEGVPGHHLQHAITYGLDLHPWQRLLCHVHGYAEGWAHHAEHLAEDIGLLDDPGERLGAVFAQLWRACRIVIDIGLHLDLPIPSGTGVRCLDGQPRWTPELGVQVLQEVAEVDPTTARFEVDRYLGWPGQALAFKVGARLWQQVRDEVGDLDLKTFHMTALGLGPMGLGPLRTALTNGALRGTPSDRTDA, from the coding sequence GTGACGACCCGTGCCGTCCTGGACGTCTACGTCGCCGACCTGGCGCGCCTCGACCCGGACGCGGCCGAGGCACTGGGCCGCACCGGCGTCATGCGCGTGCCGGACCTGTCGCCCGACGCGTTCGCCGCGCGGAACGACCTCGACCGCCGCACGCTCGCCGCGCTGCGCGCCGCACCCGCCGACGGCCCGGACGCGACCCTGCGCCTGGCCGCGCTCGAGCGCCTCGGCAGCGACGTCGCGCTCGACGAGGTCGGCTTCACGCGCCGGCTGCTCGCGCCGCTGGCCACCCCCGTGCACCTGGTGCGGCAGGTCTTCGACGGCCTGCCGCGCGACACCGAGGCCGACTGGCACCGGTTCGCCGCGCACCTCGCGGAGGTGCCGCGCGCGCTCGAGCAGTACACGGCCACGCTGCACGACGCGGCGGACCGTGGGCACGTCGTCGCCGTGCGTCAGGTGCAGGCCGTGGCCGACCAGTGCGACACCTGGGTGCGCGACGGCTACTACCCCGCCGCGGTGCGCGACTACCCGGGCGGCGACGCGGCGCTCGGCGTCGTGCTCTGCGAGCGAGCCGACGCGGCTGCCGCGGCGACCGCCCGGTTCGCGGCCGACCTGCGCTCCCGGCTCGCACCGCGCGCCGGGCGGGCCGACGGCGTGGGGCGCGACAGCTACGCCGTGACCAGCGCCGCGTTCCTCGGCACGTCGGTCGACCTCGACGACCTGTACGCCTGGGGCTGGGACGAGATCGCGCGGCTCCAGGGCCGTGCACGCGACCTCGCGCGCGTCGTCGTCGGGACGCCCGACGTCGCCGCGGCCGTCGCCGCGCTCGACGCCGACGTCGCACGGCACGTCCAGGTCGGCGCACCGCTCGAGCGGTGGCTGCAGGACCGGCTCGACGCCGTCACCGACGCCGTCGACGGCCGCTGGTTCGACGTCCCGGCGGCCCACCGCCGCGTCGAGGCCCGCCTGACCACGGCCGCGTCGGGCGTCATGTACTACACGCCGGCCGACGCCGCGGGCACCCGCCCGGGCCGCGTGTGGTGGACCGTGCCGCCGGGCACGGCGCACGTCGCCACGTGGCGCGACGTGTCGACCGTCCACCACGAGGGCGTCCCGGGGCACCACCTGCAGCACGCGATCACGTACGGGCTGGACCTGCACCCGTGGCAGCGGCTGCTGTGCCACGTCCACGGGTACGCCGAGGGCTGGGCGCACCACGCCGAGCACCTCGCGGAGGACATCGGCCTGCTCGACGACCCGGGTGAGCGGCTCGGCGCGGTGTTCGCGCAGCTGTGGCGCGCGTGCCGCATCGTCATCGACATCGGACTGCACCTGGACCTGCCCATCCCGTCCGGGACGGGCGTGCGCTGCCTCGACGGTCAGCCCCGCTGGACCCCGGAGCTCGGGGTGCAGGTGCTGCAGGAGGTCGCCGAGGTGGACCCCACGACCGCGCGCTTCGAGGTCGACCGCTACCTGGGCTGGCCCGGGCAGGCGCTGGCCTTCAAGGTCGGCGCCCGGCTGTGGCAGCAGGTCCGCGACGAGGTCGGCGACCTCGACCTCAAGACGTTCCACATGACCGCGCTCGGCCTGGGCCCCATGGGCCTGGGGCCGCTGCGGACCGCCCTGACCAACGGTGCCCTGCGGGGCACCCCGTCCGACAGGACCGACGCATGA
- a CDS encoding LLM class flavin-dependent oxidoreductase, which translates to MSVPPDRPVRITVALQSDKTTAEYGALAERVEGHGFDGLSVYADLGFQPPLPALLAAAARTRSLTLGPACLNPYLTHPVEIAGQAATLDEASGGRSYLGLARGSWLDRAGVVQDRPVAALEDTVAIVRRLLAGDDSGYEGTVHSLPAGTGLHYRPLRPVVEVLLGVWGPRGARLAGRIADEVKIGGSTNPDMVRLMRTWLDDASVAAGRGAGAVGVVAGAVTVVDEDGALARRVARREVAMYVDVVAALDPTVDVDPALLHRLHDLLAAGALDEAGALLPDDLLDRFCFAGTPQAVAERTVALVEAGATRVEFGTPHGLSGPGGIDLLGSAVLPAVREALGATAGVPA; encoded by the coding sequence GTGAGCGTGCCCCCCGACCGTCCCGTCCGGATCACGGTCGCCCTGCAGTCCGACAAGACGACCGCCGAGTACGGCGCGCTGGCCGAGCGCGTCGAGGGCCACGGCTTCGACGGCCTGTCCGTGTACGCCGACCTCGGGTTCCAGCCGCCGCTGCCCGCGCTGCTCGCGGCCGCCGCGCGCACGCGTTCGCTCACGCTCGGCCCGGCGTGCCTCAACCCGTACCTCACGCACCCCGTGGAGATCGCCGGCCAGGCCGCGACGCTCGACGAGGCGAGCGGCGGCCGGTCCTACCTCGGCCTGGCGCGCGGGTCGTGGCTCGACCGTGCGGGCGTCGTGCAGGACCGGCCCGTGGCGGCGCTGGAGGACACGGTCGCGATCGTGCGGCGCCTGCTCGCGGGCGACGACTCGGGCTACGAGGGCACGGTGCACTCGCTGCCCGCCGGCACGGGCCTGCACTACCGGCCGCTGCGGCCGGTCGTCGAGGTGCTGCTGGGCGTGTGGGGCCCGCGCGGCGCGCGCCTCGCGGGGCGGATCGCCGACGAGGTGAAGATCGGCGGCTCGACGAACCCCGACATGGTGCGGCTCATGCGCACGTGGCTCGACGACGCGTCGGTGGCCGCGGGTCGCGGCGCCGGTGCGGTCGGCGTCGTCGCCGGGGCCGTCACGGTGGTCGACGAGGACGGCGCCCTGGCCCGTCGCGTCGCGCGCCGCGAGGTCGCGATGTACGTCGACGTGGTCGCGGCCCTCGACCCGACGGTCGACGTCGACCCCGCGCTGCTGCACCGGCTGCACGACCTGCTGGCGGCCGGAGCGCTCGACGAGGCCGGTGCGCTGCTGCCTGACGACCTGCTGGACCGCTTCTGCTTCGCCGGCACGCCGCAGGCGGTGGCCGAGCGGACCGTCGCGCTGGTCGAGGCGGGCGCGACGCGCGTCGAGTTCGGCACGCCGCACGGGCTGAGCGGCCCCGGCGGCATCGACCTGCTGGGCTCGGCCGTGCTGCCCGCCGTCCGCGAGGCGCTGGGTGCCACGGCGGGGGTGCCCGCGTGA
- a CDS encoding TIGR04076 family protein: MTAPDPASDGATTDLHDLRVVVDRIEGRSVCGMRVGDCLELSQSRLTIPAGQHFCLYALSAVLPLLPAKQRDLAPGDWLAQDAYVACPDPEERLIMRIERTGRSSVPTEELT, encoded by the coding sequence GTGACGGCGCCCGACCCGGCGTCCGACGGTGCCACGACCGACCTGCACGACCTGCGCGTCGTCGTCGACCGCATCGAGGGCCGTTCGGTCTGCGGCATGCGGGTGGGTGACTGCCTCGAGCTGTCGCAGTCGCGCCTGACCATCCCCGCCGGGCAGCACTTCTGCCTCTACGCCCTGTCCGCCGTCCTGCCGCTGCTGCCCGCCAAGCAGCGGGACCTCGCGCCGGGCGACTGGCTCGCGCAGGACGCGTACGTGGCGTGCCCCGACCCCGAGGAGCGGCTGATCATGCGCATCGAGCGCACCGGCCGGTCGTCCGTCCCCACCGAGGAGCTCACGTGA
- a CDS encoding amidohydrolase family protein, with product MSTTRGTVLTGATVWDGLTDAAVAGQALHLLPDGTLGAVGPAAQVVAGAPDATVVDLAGAVVVPGLVNMHVHLGLALPGAMQDAAQGAGDATLALLMAGNAAQTLRAGVTTVRLVGETNFADMALRTAIRAGHVPGPRIFTAGHALCCTGGHGHDSDAMEADGADGFRRATRVQLRAGADLIKVCVSGGIAGLHEAIDTPQMTDDEMAAVISTAHDWGRKVTAHAGPSPVVARAVELGLDCVEHGYDLTAEVCALMAERGVAYVPTITVSRCEEFFRANGVPQWMIDRALGAGPVHWQSLQHAIAAGVTIMMGTDMPPQADYDGTTATVREMEFMAEAGMTPLDVLRSATSVPAGWLGGDEVVGRLVPGAVADLLVLDADPVADVSALRGMHAVVQGGRVVRDDRGVLTALGRP from the coding sequence ATGAGCACGACACGGGGGACGGTCCTGACGGGCGCGACGGTCTGGGACGGCCTGACCGACGCGGCCGTGGCCGGCCAGGCGCTGCACCTGCTGCCGGACGGCACGCTGGGGGCGGTGGGCCCGGCGGCGCAGGTGGTGGCCGGTGCTCCGGACGCGACGGTCGTCGACCTCGCGGGTGCGGTCGTCGTGCCCGGCCTGGTCAACATGCACGTGCACCTGGGCCTCGCGTTGCCCGGAGCGATGCAGGACGCCGCGCAGGGCGCGGGCGACGCGACGCTCGCGCTGCTCATGGCCGGCAACGCCGCGCAGACGCTGCGCGCCGGCGTCACCACCGTGCGCCTGGTGGGGGAGACCAACTTCGCGGACATGGCGCTGCGCACCGCGATCCGCGCCGGTCACGTCCCCGGCCCGCGGATCTTCACCGCCGGTCACGCGCTGTGCTGCACGGGCGGTCACGGGCACGACTCCGACGCGATGGAGGCCGACGGCGCGGACGGGTTCCGGCGCGCGACGCGTGTGCAGCTGCGCGCGGGCGCGGACCTCATCAAGGTCTGCGTCTCCGGCGGCATCGCGGGGCTGCACGAGGCGATCGACACCCCGCAGATGACGGACGACGAGATGGCCGCCGTCATCTCGACCGCGCACGACTGGGGCCGCAAGGTCACGGCGCACGCGGGGCCGTCACCGGTCGTGGCGCGCGCCGTCGAGCTCGGCCTGGACTGCGTCGAGCACGGCTACGACCTCACGGCCGAGGTGTGCGCGCTCATGGCGGAGCGTGGCGTCGCGTACGTCCCGACCATCACCGTGAGCCGCTGCGAGGAGTTCTTCCGCGCCAACGGCGTGCCGCAGTGGATGATCGACCGCGCGCTGGGCGCGGGGCCGGTGCACTGGCAGTCGCTGCAGCACGCGATCGCGGCCGGCGTGACGATCATGATGGGCACCGACATGCCGCCGCAGGCGGACTACGACGGCACCACCGCGACCGTCCGCGAGATGGAGTTCATGGCCGAGGCGGGCATGACGCCGCTCGACGTCCTGCGCTCGGCGACGAGCGTGCCGGCGGGCTGGCTGGGCGGTGACGAGGTCGTCGGCCGCCTGGTGCCCGGTGCCGTGGCGGACCTGCTGGTGCTCGACGCCGACCCCGTCGCCGACGTGTCGGCGCTGCGCGGGATGCACGCCGTCGTCCAGGGCGGGCGCGTCGTGCGCGACGACCGCGGCGTGCTGACCGCGCTGGGCCGCCCGTGA
- a CDS encoding ABC transporter ATP-binding protein, producing MSLLEIRDVEVEFRSRSRGTVRAVDGVSLDVERGQVVGLVGESGCGKSSLARAVVGLEPVTTGSVLLDGAPVAPLRWRRRSAHDVRMQMVFQNPYGSLNPRRTIGSQLRDGLRTPAAAADPDGEVRRLLDLVGLDEDAAQRYPHQFSGGQRQRVVIARALAADPDVLVADEPVTALDASSQAQVVNLLVRLVRELGLGMLFISHDLALVHEIADVTAVMYLGRIVESGPTGQVWASPQHPYTRALIDALPRISAHPTLPVGLRGEVPDAARIPTGCRFRPRCPRAMDVCTGEPPVVQIGQQWSACWLHAQETAGTGAGVTEGRA from the coding sequence ATGAGCCTGCTCGAGATCCGCGACGTCGAGGTCGAGTTCCGCTCGCGCAGCCGCGGCACCGTGCGCGCCGTCGACGGCGTCAGCCTCGACGTCGAGCGAGGCCAGGTCGTCGGGCTCGTCGGCGAGTCGGGGTGCGGCAAGTCGTCGCTGGCCCGGGCCGTCGTGGGGCTCGAGCCCGTGACGACCGGCTCGGTGCTGCTCGACGGCGCGCCCGTCGCACCGCTGCGGTGGCGCCGCCGCTCGGCGCACGACGTCCGCATGCAGATGGTCTTCCAGAACCCGTACGGGTCGCTCAACCCGCGCCGCACGATCGGCTCGCAGCTGCGCGACGGCCTGCGCACGCCGGCCGCCGCGGCGGACCCCGACGGCGAGGTCCGCCGGCTGCTGGACCTCGTCGGCCTGGACGAGGACGCCGCGCAGCGGTACCCCCACCAGTTCTCCGGCGGGCAGCGCCAGCGCGTCGTCATCGCCCGCGCCCTGGCGGCCGACCCCGACGTGCTCGTCGCGGACGAGCCCGTCACGGCGCTCGACGCGTCGTCGCAGGCCCAGGTGGTCAACCTGCTGGTGCGCCTGGTGCGCGAGCTGGGCCTGGGGATGCTGTTCATCTCGCACGACCTGGCGCTGGTGCACGAGATCGCGGACGTCACCGCGGTGATGTACCTGGGCCGGATCGTCGAGTCCGGGCCGACCGGCCAGGTCTGGGCGTCGCCGCAGCACCCGTACACGCGCGCGCTCATCGACGCGCTGCCGCGCATCTCGGCGCACCCGACCCTGCCGGTCGGCCTGCGCGGCGAGGTGCCGGACGCGGCGCGCATCCCCACGGGCTGCCGGTTCCGGCCGCGCTGCCCGCGCGCGATGGACGTGTGCACGGGTGAGCCGCCGGTCGTGCAGATCGGTCAGCAGTGGTCGGCGTGCTGGTTGCACGCGCAGGAGACGGCCGGCACGGGTGCCGGCGTGACGGAGGGACGGGCATGA
- a CDS encoding ABC transporter ATP-binding protein, whose amino-acid sequence MTRLLDVQDLAVALPAAGGGTVPVIHHASLHVDEGEIVGIAGESGSGKSMTAQALLGLLPDGAQVRGTARLDGTDLLALRGAQWNAVRGRQVAMVFQDATSALHPMLTIGRQLTEHMRLHLGLDKRAANRRAAELLDRVRIPEPERTLKAYPHQFSGGMRQRVAIAAALACNPRLLIADEPTTALDVTVQAGILELLDELRRDMGLSVLFITHDLGVLAALTSRSYVFYAGRVMEQAPTTDLLLDPRHPYTAALLRARPHADDSWGAAGTRGTHALTTIPGTPATPATAGPGCPFAPRCAFREDRCTDAPPPLLAVAPGRGVACVVQPDLHEVPA is encoded by the coding sequence ATGACCCGTCTGCTCGACGTCCAGGACCTGGCCGTCGCCCTGCCCGCCGCGGGTGGCGGCACCGTCCCCGTGATCCACCACGCGTCCCTGCACGTCGACGAGGGCGAGATCGTCGGCATCGCGGGCGAGTCCGGGTCCGGCAAGTCCATGACGGCGCAGGCGCTGCTGGGGCTGCTGCCCGACGGCGCCCAGGTGCGCGGCACGGCGCGGCTGGACGGCACGGACCTGCTCGCGCTGCGCGGTGCGCAGTGGAACGCGGTGCGCGGCAGGCAGGTCGCCATGGTCTTCCAGGACGCGACGTCCGCGCTGCACCCGATGCTGACGATCGGCCGGCAGCTCACCGAGCACATGCGCCTGCACCTGGGGCTCGACAAGCGCGCCGCGAACCGTCGCGCCGCCGAGCTGCTCGACCGCGTGCGCATCCCCGAGCCCGAGCGGACGCTCAAGGCCTACCCGCACCAGTTCTCCGGCGGCATGCGCCAGCGGGTGGCCATCGCCGCGGCGCTCGCGTGCAACCCGCGCCTGCTCATCGCCGACGAGCCGACGACGGCCCTCGACGTGACCGTCCAGGCGGGGATCCTCGAGCTGCTCGACGAGCTGCGGCGCGACATGGGCCTGTCGGTCCTGTTCATCACGCACGACCTGGGCGTGCTGGCCGCGCTGACGTCGCGGTCGTACGTCTTCTACGCCGGACGCGTCATGGAGCAGGCCCCGACCACGGACCTGCTGCTGGACCCGCGCCACCCGTACACCGCGGCGCTGCTGCGCGCCCGCCCGCACGCCGACGACTCCTGGGGTGCCGCCGGCACGCGCGGCACGCACGCCCTGACGACCATCCCGGGCACGCCCGCGACGCCCGCCACCGCGGGCCCCGGCTGCCCGTTCGCCCCGCGCTGCGCGTTCCGCGAGGACCGCTGCACCGACGCCCCGCCGCCGCTGCTGGCCGTGGCCCCCGGCCGCGGCGTGGCGTGCGTCGTCCAGCCCGACCTGCACGAGGTGCCCGCATGA